CCCGGCACCTCGTCCCGCAGCGATGTGGCCACCGCCACACCGTCCGCCCCCGGCATCTGCAGATCCAGCACCGCCACATCCGGCTCATGCGCCCGGGCCATCGCCCGCGCCTCCGGCCCCGTCGCCGCCTCCGCCACCACCTGCAGATCGTCCTCCAGCGACAACAGCGCCGCCAGAGCCCCACGGATCAGGTGCTCATCATCCGCGAGCAACACCCGGATCACCCCCTCATTCACCCCGCCACCCCGCCCCTCCACCCCATTGCGACCGCCCGCACCGACACTCCGCACCCCACCCCCGCTACCCACCCGCCGCCCCCACCGGGAGCTCGACCGTCAGCCGGAAGAAGCCGTTCGGGACCGGGCCCGACGTCAGGCTCCCGCCCAAGGGGCTGAGCCGTTCCCGCAGTCCCTTGAGGCCGCTGCCGGGGAGCGAGCCTGCCGCGGACCCGTCCGGCGGACTGGTGACACCGTCGTTCTCCATGGTCATCACCAGCACCGAGCGGTGCGGGTCGATCCGGGTCCGCACCGCACAGCGCCGCACTTCCACGGCGTGCCGCAGGACGTTCGTGGTGCCTTCGCGGACGACCCAGCCGAGCGCCGACTCCACCTCCGGCGGCAGCTGTGCCCCCTCCTCGCCCTCGATACGGCAGTCCACCCCCGCCGCCCGCAGGATGGAGCGGGCCCCCGCCAACTCCGCCTGCAGATCGGCCTTCCGGTAGCCGCGCACCACCTCCCGGACCTCCCGCTGTGACTCCTGGGCGATCCGCTGCACCTCCACCATCTGTTCCACGGCCTCCGGCCGCTCCCGTCGCGCCAGCTGGACCGCCAGCTCGCTCTTGAGCGCGATCACCGCCAGATTCCGGCCCATCACATCGTGCAGATCCCGGCCGAACCGCAGCCGCTCCTCGGCGACCGCGAGCCGCGTCTCGGTGCCGCGTGCCGCATCCAGCTTCCAGATCACACCGAGCAGCCAGCCCGTGGGCCGCGCCAGCACGAAGCTCCATATACCGGCGAAGAGCAACAGGCACGCCATGCCCAGCGAGCCCAGCCAGGAACCTGTGAGCGGGAAGAGCAAGGCCATGGACGCCGCCGCGCTGCCGGCCAGCGCGGCCAGGAACTTCCGCTTGGACACCACCAGGCTGTGGGCCATGAAGAACGGTGTCAGGGTCGCGCCGATCGCCAGCGCCACCGCACTCACACTGTCCTTGTCGGCAGCTCCCTCGACGGTCAGCAGCGTCCACAGCGCGATCTCGGCGACGAGGGCCAGCACCCCCGAGACGAACAGCAGGGTGCGGGGTGTCGCCCCCCGTTCCAGATAGCGGTTCAACGCGCGGTTCAACAGCGGTACGGCCAGCGCGCCCTGCGCCAGATTCAGCCCCATGGCGACACCGGCCAAGGTGACCGCCAAAGGGCTGCCCCCCGTCTGGCTCATCACAGGCGCCACCCCCATGAGCACGGGAAGCCAGGGGAGGAGGTACAGACTGCTGCGGAAGTAGGCATCGACCATGGCCATCTGACCCCGCCGCCGCCACATCGCCCGTAGCTTTTCGATCATGCGCTGCCCGCCCCCGTCGTTCCCGATCGCCCTGCACTGCTAGCGACGCGGCTCCCAGCGGAACCACCGCTGGACAGCAAACAACGCGAGCCCGGTCCAGGCCAAGCCGGTGATGACCTGCCCCAGCGTCTCCTTGAGGCCCCCGCCGCCGGTCCAGCCGGCCCGTATCAGCTCCATCGCCGGTGACAGCGGGAGCAGTTCGAGCACGGACGCCACCCGCTCCGGAAGGATGTCCAGGGGGACGACCATCCCGGACCCCGCCAGCGACAGCATCATGAAGGGGAGCACGGCAAGCTGAGCGGCCTCGGCCGACTTGGCGAGCACGGAGGATGCCGCGGCGAACCCCACGACCGCGGCCATGCCGAGCGCCACTCCTGCGATGAGGAGATGCGGCGCGGTGGGCAGACCGGCATCCAGCACCAGGCCGCCCAGGACCACCAGTAGGACACATTGCCCCAGTCCCAGCAGTACCGACGGGAGCGCGGTGCCGGTCAGTATTTCCAGGTCCCGCAGCTCACCGGTACGCAGTCGTTTGAGGACCAGTTCTTCACGCCGGGCGACATAGGAGCCGGTGAGGTTGGAGTACACGGCGAAGATCAGGACGTAACCGAGGGTCGCGGGGAGCAGCACCGTTTCGACCGACAGCCCGGTGCCGGACAGATTCATTCCACTGACCGCCCCTTTCATGGCGAATGCCAGGGCGACCGGGATGATCAACGCGGTCGTCAACGCGGTCTTGTTGCGGCCGAGAAGCGTCAACTCGGCCCGCCCCAGGGAGAGAAGACGCGCCGCGGCGCCGGTCCCCCCGGCCGTTCCGGCGCGCTCGGCGACGCCGGCTTCCCTCACGCTTGCACTCATGCGTTCTCCAGCCCCTTTGCGATGTGCAGAAATGCCTCTTCCAGGGATGCGGATCTGACGTCCAGATTCCCCAGCGCTATCCCCTTGTCCTGCGCCCAGAGCAGTACGCCGGTCGCGGCCCGCTGCAGCTCGTCCGTCCGCAGCCGGACCGTGCGCCCGTCCGTCTCGTGGCCGATGACGCCCAGTTCTCCCAGCGGCGGGAGATCGCCGAGATGGAATCCGGTGGGCAGCTCGAAGGAGATGTGCGAGGGGTGCGCGGCGACCACGTCCGCGACATGGCCCGCGGCCGCGATCCGCCCGCCGTGCATGATCGCCAGCCGGTCCGCCAGCTCCTCGGCTTCTTCGAGATAGTGCGTGGTCAGCACGATCGTGGTCCCGGAGTCCCGCAGCTCGCGGACCAACTCCCACGTGGCATGGCGCGCTTCGGTGTCCAGACCGGTCGTCGGCTCGTCCAGGAACAGCACCTCGGGCCTCCCCAGCAGCGCCAGTGCGAGATCCAGCCTCCGGCGCTCGCCGCCGGACAGCTGCTTCACCCGGACATCGCGGCGCCGCTCCAGCCCCACGGAGCCGAGGGCTTCGTCGACCGGACGCGCCCCGCTGGTGCACCCCGCCCACA
This genomic stretch from Streptomyces nigrescens harbors:
- a CDS encoding sensor histidine kinase; amino-acid sequence: MIEKLRAMWRRRGQMAMVDAYFRSSLYLLPWLPVLMGVAPVMSQTGGSPLAVTLAGVAMGLNLAQGALAVPLLNRALNRYLERGATPRTLLFVSGVLALVAEIALWTLLTVEGAADKDSVSAVALAIGATLTPFFMAHSLVVSKRKFLAALAGSAAASMALLFPLTGSWLGSLGMACLLLFAGIWSFVLARPTGWLLGVIWKLDAARGTETRLAVAEERLRFGRDLHDVMGRNLAVIALKSELAVQLARRERPEAVEQMVEVQRIAQESQREVREVVRGYRKADLQAELAGARSILRAAGVDCRIEGEEGAQLPPEVESALGWVVREGTTNVLRHAVEVRRCAVRTRIDPHRSVLVMTMENDGVTSPPDGSAAGSLPGSGLKGLRERLSPLGGSLTSGPVPNGFFRLTVELPVGAAGG
- a CDS encoding ABC transporter permease, with amino-acid sequence MSASVREAGVAERAGTAGGTGAAARLLSLGRAELTLLGRNKTALTTALIIPVALAFAMKGAVSGMNLSGTGLSVETVLLPATLGYVLIFAVYSNLTGSYVARREELVLKRLRTGELRDLEILTGTALPSVLLGLGQCVLLVVLGGLVLDAGLPTAPHLLIAGVALGMAAVVGFAAASSVLAKSAEAAQLAVLPFMMLSLAGSGMVVPLDILPERVASVLELLPLSPAMELIRAGWTGGGGLKETLGQVITGLAWTGLALFAVQRWFRWEPRR
- a CDS encoding ABC transporter ATP-binding protein, which translates into the protein MNIGEKTIGGVGRGGARSAGSGAGVIEVTGLRRSYGIAGRRTDGRRERGGRSGESSGPSGPSGPRSFEAVRGIDFSVERGELFALLGTNGAGKTSTLELLEGLALPTAGHVRVLGHDPFRERRKVRPRVGVMLQEGGFPSELTPAETVRMWAGCTSGARPVDEALGSVGLERRRDVRVKQLSGGERRRLDLALALLGRPEVLFLDEPTTGLDTEARHATWELVRELRDSGTTIVLTTHYLEEAEELADRLAIMHGGRIAAAGHVADVVAAHPSHISFELPTGFHLGDLPPLGELGVIGHETDGRTVRLRTDELQRAATGVLLWAQDKGIALGNLDVRSASLEEAFLHIAKGLENA